In Dunckerocampus dactyliophorus isolate RoL2022-P2 chromosome 14, RoL_Ddac_1.1, whole genome shotgun sequence, one DNA window encodes the following:
- the pcnx2 gene encoding pecanex-like protein 2 isoform X2 — translation MMMFYHVNALPPTTMALSIYCTSVTVFFALVKLANYRMHVLFDEGEAMVRSSLSDLSKAAEKKSNASDSCLPANIRKSSTVPDSVAMTMLACKRPSSVIQVTVKQTETDPGLIGVECSKSDEAKAGEEEKPVERGLHPNPEPSSQDDLPSSNLDKGIPLLRAQQRPPSQQFADGTAKTDVERMDNEEQPDEEKKEETDTSQKDKDEKEEVFGGKADEGLRPTTGCEDDCEKKSEGHKEPSDANNNSVETPLDCSPDFTDIPEPTAQDEPREETYCSDEIEVVLVDNSGPAPSPPHVEDSDTVKIVITMSCDPQTAAQLEESVKQSLLENTQAQKDAGECHIKIPVITFDSHEDEKQEVEEDAAATEQQASVTEDDPTLRQTVNQSEEFYLCRDAINSDSATLECPGPDQEHVGLKLPDEDTAGPQQANDNSSSGIEVHSHLDDATLDTLVSCVDPQGFLRLPPALGRCGPGGRMHLRGLSMDSGKDAMLLSDRSQNTSTMTTSKSDLEAKEGQIPNESNFLEFVSMLESLSSRGSGASAKEEEGPELKDGAGASVETEKHQMENQSAASRADEPKDTNTGTKAERPKPPTSLAPDMLRSVPPTHIPIVSPDSPQTDREKDPDYDSLPSQTSQSESSMLQVICRPEATNKEEAYTFHTVHRERPRKLYAERALNLPLGAELITGNMCDLLSTSSNSECQDSMAGGHADCPFQRRIIPSHRLRPRRTHPEIFQEEDSLDDSSETSIQEKPTRKIYYKLKLFPGKWVDILYDRLTLLALLDRNHDVVENVVAIFMAFLVSFLGFVLLNGGCFKDFWVFQFCLVIASCQYSLLKSVQPDAASPTHGHNQLVAYSRAAYFCIFCALIWMLEHLLQRKDLPVSTLYGVTIGCHDALRFLQNLLVGFTHCFPITFLVGLFPQVNTFSIYLLEQIDIHFFGGTAATSLISAVYSILRSLIALSLLYGFCFGALKEPWDEQHTPALFSGFCGLLVVFSYHLSRQSSDPSVMLSLIKSKVMPTLAESEDEEGEEADIEDPLPKKLQNSMKEILLSDAIVCSLAYILTFAITASTVFLSLKPFVTIVLYALAGTVGFVTHYLIPQLRKHHPWLWISHPVLKTKEYHQFEPREDAVLMWFERLYVGLLCFEKYVVYPAIILSALTNHGFTLSHRKRLGIHCDVLLTTVAGMKLLRSSFCDPSFQFLTLLFTLFFFHFDCPRASESFLLDFFVMSILFHKMRELLLKLHFILVYIAPWQIAWGSAFHAFAQPFAVPHSAMLLLQTLITTVFYTPLAPFLGSAIFISSYPRPIKFWERNYNTKRIDNSNSRLVSQVDKETGCDDNNLNSIFYEYLTRSLQHSLCGDLMLGRWGNYSAGDCFILASDYLNALVHLIEIGNGLVTFQLRGLEFRGTYCQQREVEAITEGVEEDDACCCCEPGHLPHMLSCNAAFNLRWLAWEVTATKYLLEGYSISENNAATMLQVYDLRKLLITYYLKSIIYYLVHSPKLSTWLKDATIYEALQSYTKWHHIERDPQVFSVKIDEDYVHCLQGVTRASFCNVYLEWIQYCAGKMEAPVESDEDSPLVTLSYALSVLGRRSLGTASHNMSNSLESFLYGFNTLFKGDFRIATKDEWVFADLDLLQKVVAPAVRMSLKLHQDHFTCLEETEEASILYEAITNYRSSLVICHESDPAWRKAVLSSRDTLLTLRHMVDDGTDEYKIIMLYKRHLSFKVIKINKECVRGLWAGQQQELVFLRNRNPERGSIQNSKQALRNMVNSSCDQPLGYPMYVSPLTTSYAGTHRTLRTIGGGASSLDAIRSWLCSKWLRVRKDNLNSCNSGVNMEDGDCGAGGSSSLSHNRPSSVTSNSLSVYQQRARTTRSHRHHGSARREYRSRSVQPQTQRPPVSSQSGPILDSASNHGLVQRLSNSQLSFNTSIASIFSQVPRLSGAGGVSSQLQAAQHQQRSSQVSSSSSTLSLLFGKRSFSSGLVISGLSAAEGGNTTDTQSSSSVNIAMGPSHRSGSRATQWTSEPYESIDETVPNNATAVDEHSCDQSCSQGLDKTPPADAASTTAEARDEKTV, via the exons ATGATGATGTTCTACCATGTTAAT GCCCTGCCTCCGACCACCATGGCTCTGAGCATCTACTGCACCTCCGTCACGGTTTTCTTCGCGCTCGTCAAGCTGGCCAACTACCGGATGCACGTGCTGTTCGACGAGGGCGAGGCGATGGTCCGCAGCAGCCTCTCTGACCTCAGCAAGGCCGCCGAGAAGAAGAGTAACGCCTCGGATTCCTGCTTGCCTGCCAACATCAG GAAGAGCAGTACGGTCCCAGACAGCGTTGCCATGACGATGCTGGCTTGCAAGCGTCCCAGTTCGGTGATCCAGGTGACCGTGAAACAGACCGAAACCGACCCGGGCCTCATTGGGGTG GAATGTTCCAAATCCGATGAGGCGAAGGCGGGAGAAG AGGAGAAGCCCGTGGAGAGAGGCCTGCACCCGAATCCAGAGCCTTCCTCCCAAGATGACCTCCCCAGCTCCAATCTTGACAAGGGTATCCCTCTGCTGCGGGCTCAGCAGAGGCCACCATCCCAACAATTTGCCGATGGGACTGCAAAGACAGATGTGGAAAGAATGGACAATGAAGAACAACCtgatgaagagaaaaaagaggAGACAGACACAAGTCAGAAAGACAAAGACGAGAAAGAGGAAGTATTTGGAGGAAAAGCAGATGAAGGTCTCCGTCCTACCACAGGATGTGAAGATGATTGCGAGAAGAAGAGTGAGGGACATAAAGAGCCCTCAGATGCCAACAATAACTCAGTGGAGACTCCCCTGGATTGCTCTCCTGACTTCACTGACATCCCAGAACCTACAGCTCAG GATGAGCCAAGAGAGGAGACGTACTGCTCTGATGAAATAGAAGTGGTCCTCGTGGATAACTCCGGCCCAGCACCTTCACCTCCTCACGTGGAGGACAGCGACACAGTCAAGATCGTCATCACCATGAGCTGCGACCCTCAGACTGCCGCTCAGCTGGAGGAGAGCGTCAAGCAGAGCCTCCTGGAAAACACACAG GCCCAAAAGGATGCAGGAGAATGTCACATCAAGATCCCAGTCATCACCTTCGACTCACACGAGGACgagaagcaggaagtggaagaagacgcagcagcaacagaacaaCAAGCGTCCGTAACAGAAGACGACCCAACCTTGAGACAGACGGTGAACCAAAGTGAAGAGTTCTACTTATGCAGAGACGCAATCAACTCCGACTCAGCCACCTTGGAGTGTCCCGGTCCGGATCAGGAGCATGTGGGACTGAAGTTACCGGATGAGGACACAGCTGGTCCACAGCAGGCCAATGACAACAGCTCGTCTGGAATCGAAGTCCACTCTCACCTAGATGATGCTACATTGGATACTCTGGTTTCCTGTGTGGATCCGCAAGGTTTCCTGCGTCTTCCGCCTGCTTTGGGCCGTTGTGGGCCTGGAGGACGGATGCACCTTCGCGGGCTGAGCATGGACAGCGGGAAAGATGCCATGCTGCTCTCGGATCGCTCCCAGAACACA TCAACCATGACCACCTCCAAGTCAGACCTGGAGGCGAAGGAGGGCCAGATTCCCAACGAATCCAACTTCTTGGAGTTTGTTTCCATGTTGGAGTCTCTCAGCAGCAGAGGGAGCGGAGCCAGCGCTAAGGAAGAGGAGGGGCCGGAGCTCAAAGATGGTGCGGGAGCCTCGGTGGAGACGGAAAAACATCAAATGG AGAATCAGAGTGCAGCTTCCAGAGCAGATGAGCCCAAAGACACCAACACAGGCACAAAAGCAGAGCGACCCAAACCGCCCACTAGTCTGGCTCCTGACATGCTGAGGTCTGTCCCGCCTACACACATTCCCATCGTCTCACCAGACAG CCCGCAGACGGACAGAGAAAAAGATCCGGATTATGACTCTCTGCCTTCCCAAACGTCTCAGTCGGAAAGCTCCATGCTGCAGGTCATCTGTCGACCAGAGGCTACGAACAAGGAAGAGGCGTACACCTTCCACACTGTGCACC GAGAGAGGCCCCGGAAGTTGTACGCGGAGCGAGCCCTCAACTTGCCGCTGGGAGCCGAGCTGATTACTGGCAACATGTG tgaCCTTCTGTCAACATCTTCCAACTCGGAGTGCCAGGACAGCATGGCGGGTGGTCATGCCGACTGTCCTTTCCAGCGACGCATTATTCCTTCGCATCGACTTAGGCCACGGAGGACGCACCCGGAGATCTTCCAG GAGGAAGACTCGCTGGATGACTCCTCGGAGACTTCCATCCAGGAGAAACCCACCAGGAAGATTTACTACAAGCTCAAACTGTTTCCCGGCAAATGGGTCGACATTTTGTATGACAGACTCACCTTGTTGGCCCTTCTGGACAG GAATCACGATGTGGTGGAGAATGTGGTCGCTATTTTCATGGCCTTCCTGGTTTCCTTCCTTGGCTTTGTGCTCCTCAATGGCGGCTGCTTCAAAGACTTCTGGGTCTTTCAGTTCTGCCTGGTCATCGCCAGCTGTCAGTATTCCTTACTCAAG AGTGTTCAACCTGATGCGGCTTCGCCAACACAT GGTCACAACCAGCTGGTGGCCTACAGCCGGGCGGCCTACTTCTGCATCTTCTGTGCTCTCATCTGGATGCTGGAGCATCTCCTGCAGAGGAAGGACCTCCCTGTCTCCACCTTGTACGGCGTCACCATCGGCTGCCATGATGCCTTGCGCTTCTTGCAAAACCTGCTAGTGG GTTTCACTCACTGCTTCCCCATCACTTTCCTGGTGGGCCTTTTCCCGCAAGTCAACACCTTCAGCATCTACCTGCTGGAGCAGATTGACATACACTTTTTTGGTGGCACAG CGGCTACCAGTCTCATCTCTGCAGTCTACAGCATCCTACGCAGCCTGATCGCTCTCTCTCTGCTTTATGGCTTCTGCTTCGGTGCTCTCAAG GAGCCGTGGGATGAGCAGCACACGCCAGCCTTGTTCTCTGGCTTCTGTGGCCTTCTGGTAGTCTTCTCCTATCACCTCAGCCGGCAGAGCAGTGACCCCTCTGTCATGCT GTCGCTGATAAAGTCAAAAGTCATGCCCACTTTGGCGGAAAGCGAGGACGAGGAGGGAGAAGAGGCAGACATTGAAGACCCTCTGCCGAAGAAGCTGCAGAACTCAATG AAAGAGATTCTTCTGTCCGATGCGATCGTGTGCTCGCTGGCCTACATTCTGACCTTTGCCATCACCGCAAGCACCGTCTTCCTTTCGCTAAAG CCCTTTGTGACCATCGTGCTGTACGCGCTGGCCGGGACGGTGGGCTTCGTCACACACTACCTGATCCCCCAGCTGAGGAAGCATCACCCTTGGCTGTGGATCTCACACCCGGTGCTCAAGACCAAAGAGTACCACCAGTTTGAACCCAGAG AGGACGCAGTGCTGATGTGGTTCGAGCGTCTCTACGTGGGCCTCCTGTGCTTTGAGAAGTATGTGGTGTACCCCGCCATCATACTGAGCGCGCTCACCAACCACGGCTTCACTCTCAGTCACCGCAAAAGGCTGGGAATCCA CTGCGATGTCCTCCTGACCACGGTCGCCGGGATGAAACTGCTGCGCTCGTCCTTCTGCGACCCAAGCTTCCAGTTCCTCACTTTGCTCTTcacgctgttttttttccactttgacTGCCCGCGGGCCTCCGAGAGCTTCCTGCTGGACTTCTTTGTGATGTCCATCCTCTTCCACAAG ATGCGTGAGCTGCTGCTGAAGCTTCACTTCATCCTGGTCTACATCGCCCCCTGGCAGATTGCCTGGGGCAGCGCCTTCCACGCCTTCGCCCAACCCTTCGCCGTGCCTC ACTCGGCCATGCTGCTGCTCCAGACTCTGATCACCACCGTCTTCTACACGCCTCTGGCTCCCTTCCTGGGCAGCGCCATCTTTATTTCCTCCTATCCACGACCCATCAAGTTCTGGGAGAGAAATTACAA CACAAAGCGTATCGACAACTCCAACAGCCGCCTGGTGTCTCAAGTGGATAAGGAGACGG GGTGCGATGACAACAACCTCAACTCCATCTTCTACGAGTACCTGACTCGCTCGCTGCAGCACTCGCTCTGCGGCGACCTCATGCTGGGCCGCTGGGGCAACTACAGCGCCGGAGACTGCTTCATCCTAGCCTCGGACTACCTCAACGCCCTGGTGCACCTCATTGAGATCGGCAACGGACTTGTCACCTTCCAGCTGAGAGGGCTGGAGTTCAGAG GGACGTACTGCCAGCAGCGAGAGGTGGAGGCCATCACAGAGGGCGTGGAGGAAGACGACGCCTGTTGCTGCTGCGAGCCTGGACACTTGCCCCACATGCTGTCGTGCAACGCCGCCTTCAACCTGCGCTGGCTGGCGTGGGAGGTTACGGCCACCAAGTACCTGCTGGAGGGCTACAGCATCAGCGAGAACAACGCCGCCACCATGCTGCAGGTCTACGATCTTCGGAAGCTGCTCATCACCTACTACCTGAAG AGTATTATTTACTACCTGGTCCACTCTCCCAAACTGTCCACCTGGCTCAAGGACGCCACCATCTACGAGGCGCTGCAATCCTACACCAAGTGGCACCACATAGAGCGAGACCCTCAGGTGTTCAGCGTCAAGATAGATGAGGATTACGTGCACTGCCTGCAGGGTGTGACACGGGCCAGCTTCTGTAACGTTTACCTGGAGTGGATCCAGTATTGCGCTGGCAAGATGGAGGCG CCTGTGGAAAGTGATGAAGACTCTCCTCTGGTGACTCTGTCATACGCCCTGTCCGTCCTGGGAAGAAGATCGCTGGGCACTGCATCGCACAACATGTCCAACAG TTTGGAATCCTTCCTGTACGGCTTCAACACGCTGTTCAAAGGCGATTTCCGCATTGCCACCAAAGACGAGTGGGTGTTTGCTGATCTCGACCTCCTGCAGAAGGTCGTGGCCCCTGCCGTCAGAATGAGCCTGAAGCTGCATCAG GACCACTTCACTTGTCTGGAGGAAACCGAGGAGGCGTCCATCTTGTACGAGGCCATCACAAACTACCGCAGCAGCCTGGTCATTTGCCACGAGAGCGACCCCGCCTGGCGCAAGGCGGTGCTGTCCAGCCGCGACACGCTGCTCACGCTGCGACACATGGTGGATGACGGCACGGATGAGTACAAGATCATCATGCTGTACAAACGCCACCTCAGCTTCAAGGTCATCAAG ATTAACAAGGAATGCGTACGAGGCCTGTGGGCGGGGCAGCAACAAGAGCTTGTCTTCCTACGGAACCGCAACCCAGAGCGAGGCAGCATCCAGAACTCCAAGCAGGCGTTGAGGAACATGGTCAACTCCTCATGTGACCAGCCGCTAGGCTACCCCAT GTATGTGTCACCGCTGACGACGTCATACGCGGGAACACACCGGACGCTCCGCACCATCGGAGGAGGGGCTTCGAGCTTGGATGCCATTCGTTCATGGCTGTGCTCCAAATGGCTCAG GGTGCGCAAGGACAACCTGAACAGCTGCAACAGCGGCGTCAACATGGAGGACGGCGACTGCGGCGCAGGCGGCTCGTCGTCTCTGAGCCACAACCGGCCGTCATCTGTCACCTCCAACAGTTTGAGCGTGTACCAGCAGAGAGCCCGGACCACCCGCAGCCACCGACACCACGGTTCAG CCAGGAGGGAGTATCGTAGCAGGTCAGTGCAGCCTCAGACTCAGCGTCCACCGGTCAGCAGCCAATCGGGACCCATCCTGGACTCGGCGTCCAACCACGGCCTCGTCCAGCGTCTGTCCAACAGCCAGCTGTCTTTCAACACCTCCATAGCTTCCATTTTCTCGCAG GTCCCTCGTCTTTCGGGAGCGGGCGGGGTTAGCTCACAGCTCCAGGCAGCGCAACATCAGCAGCGTTCCAGCCAG GTGTCCTCGTCCTCGTCCACACTCAGTCTGCTCTTTGGCAAGCGGAGCTTCTCCAGTGGTTTGGTCATCTCGGGGCTGTCGGCCGCCGAGGGGGGCAACACCACCGACACGCAGTCCTCGTCCAGCGTCAACATCGCCATGGGACCCTCGCACCGGTCGGGCAGCAGGGCCACTCAG